The following proteins come from a genomic window of Nocardioides albertanoniae:
- a CDS encoding LCP family protein, which translates to MKNLTALASLRHRLLTTLALGVVLALTAVMVPDAQVTEPRAELIATKWAKGLDVGKFTGKGGTIWILAVGSDARPGQKVTRTRGDALHLVGFNPSTGYATDISIPRDSYVNIPGQGRDKINSALLNGGPKAMGRAVGNMVGVQPHYVFVSSFWGTSDMINGIGGVDVDNPRAFTDSYVAPYGFKKGRIHINGPHSVDFARARHGLANGDFDRSANQSRILRGIHRKVVARQHDVGFMAKGVSLVMKKMHTSGVSGRDLYQLANAVAAINPGKIRTCVVPGGIGNAGAASVVFPNVGAAKAMGNDARRDGRLNRGCRG; encoded by the coding sequence ATGAAGAACCTCACCGCCCTCGCCTCCCTCCGTCACCGCCTCCTGACCACGCTCGCGCTGGGCGTGGTGCTCGCCCTGACCGCGGTGATGGTGCCCGACGCGCAGGTCACCGAGCCGCGCGCCGAGCTGATCGCGACCAAATGGGCCAAGGGTCTCGACGTCGGCAAGTTCACCGGCAAGGGCGGCACCATCTGGATCCTCGCCGTCGGCTCCGACGCCCGTCCCGGCCAGAAGGTCACCCGCACCCGCGGCGACGCCCTCCACCTGGTCGGCTTCAACCCGTCCACCGGGTATGCGACCGACATCAGCATCCCGCGGGACTCCTACGTCAACATCCCCGGCCAGGGGCGCGACAAGATCAACTCGGCTCTGCTGAACGGTGGCCCGAAGGCCATGGGCCGCGCGGTCGGCAACATGGTCGGGGTGCAGCCGCACTACGTCTTCGTCTCCTCCTTCTGGGGCACGAGCGACATGATCAACGGCATCGGCGGCGTCGACGTCGACAACCCCCGCGCGTTCACCGACTCCTACGTCGCCCCCTACGGCTTCAAGAAGGGCCGGATCCACATCAACGGCCCCCACTCGGTCGACTTCGCCCGGGCCCGTCACGGGCTGGCCAACGGCGACTTCGACCGCTCGGCCAACCAGTCGCGGATCCTGCGCGGCATCCACCGCAAGGTCGTGGCCCGCCAGCATGACGTCGGGTTCATGGCCAAGGGCGTATCGCTGGTGATGAAGAAGATGCACACCTCGGGCGTCTCCGGTCGCGACCTCTACCAGCTCGCCAACGCGGTCGCCGCGATCAACCCGGGCAAGATCCGCACCTGCGTCGTTCCTGGTGGGATCGGCAACGCCGGCGCCGCCAGCGTCGTCTTCCCCAACGTCGGCGCAGCCAAGGCGATGGGCAATGACGCGCGTCGCGACGGCCGGCTCAACCGGGGCTGCCGGGGCTGA
- a CDS encoding lysophospholipid acyltransferase family protein codes for MDISYPVTIAAARTWFKLGDITINMTGEEHIPEKGGALLAVNHLSFVDYIMAGVPGADRGRLTRFIAKKEVFDHPVGGPVMRSFHHIPIDRSYGAAGMKKAVDYLQDGEIVGIFPEATLSRSFLIKELKTGTVRIAAEAGVPLIPVVLWGTQRILTKGKKIDLSRHKTIGMEIGAPLPVTGEDPAAETAELKSRMEAMLDRLIKAHPAEEQPPGSWWLPKAYGGSAPTLEEAEAMYAEERRLRAERKAAKKKS; via the coding sequence ATGGACATCAGCTATCCGGTCACGATCGCCGCCGCTCGCACCTGGTTCAAGCTCGGTGACATCACGATCAACATGACCGGCGAGGAGCACATCCCCGAGAAGGGCGGTGCGCTGCTGGCCGTCAACCACCTCTCCTTCGTCGACTACATCATGGCCGGCGTCCCGGGCGCCGACCGCGGCCGGCTGACCAGGTTCATCGCCAAGAAGGAGGTCTTCGACCACCCGGTCGGCGGACCGGTGATGCGCTCGTTCCACCACATCCCTATCGACCGCAGCTATGGCGCGGCCGGCATGAAGAAGGCTGTCGACTACCTCCAGGACGGCGAGATCGTCGGCATCTTCCCCGAGGCCACCCTCTCGCGCTCGTTCCTGATCAAGGAGCTCAAGACCGGCACGGTCCGCATCGCCGCCGAGGCCGGTGTGCCGCTGATCCCGGTCGTACTGTGGGGCACCCAGCGGATCCTGACGAAGGGGAAGAAGATCGACCTCTCGCGTCACAAGACGATCGGCATGGAGATCGGTGCCCCGCTGCCGGTGACCGGTGAAGACCCTGCCGCCGAGACCGCGGAGCTGAAGTCGCGGATGGAGGCCATGCTCGACCGGCTGATCAAGGCCCACCCCGCCGAGGAGCAGCCTCCGGGGTCGTGGTGGCTGCCGAAGGCCTACGGCGGCTCGGCGCCCACGCTCGAGGAGGCCGAGGCGATGTACGCCGAGGAGCGCCGCCTCCGCGCCGAGCGCAAGGCTGCGAAGAAGAAGTCGTAG
- a CDS encoding MazG-like family protein: protein MSEEAGEAIAALIGATGQNPRKGITHTYDDVVDELLDVAITAMTAVEHITGNDAKSLDMFQAKVGAVAERAGVTT from the coding sequence GTGAGCGAAGAAGCCGGCGAGGCGATCGCCGCACTCATCGGAGCCACCGGCCAGAACCCCCGTAAGGGCATCACCCACACCTACGACGATGTCGTCGACGAGCTCCTCGACGTCGCGATCACCGCGATGACCGCTGTCGAGCACATCACCGGCAACGACGCGAAGTCGCTCGACATGTTCCAGGCGAAGGTCGGCGCCGTCGCCGAGCGCGCCGGCGTCACGACCTAG